Proteins from a single region of Primulina tabacum isolate GXHZ01 chromosome 5, ASM2559414v2, whole genome shotgun sequence:
- the LOC142545023 gene encoding uncharacterized protein LOC142545023 has protein sequence MPRNPTAWSAWNFTETMNNQVCVTYWLNVLQDISHNGPPFFATLNPPRTPDHTLIKWSIGRPFPSVVASKASSELQLIQGKRNIWFSGAYQGYSFHENGVKVINFIRFFLRFILQSYPSSDASVLNLRCET, from the exons ATGCCGAGAAACCCAACAGCATGGAGTGCATGGAATTTTACTGAAACCATGAATAACCAAGTTTGTGTGACATATTGGCTTAATGTACTCCAG GATATTAGCCACAACGGGCCTCCTTTTTTTGCGACACTAAATCCACCTCGCACACCTGACCATACACTGATTAAATGGTCGATCGGCCGACCATTTCCGTCTGTTGTTGCGTCAAAAGCTTCATCTGAACTGCAACTCATCCAAGGGAAAAGAAATATATGGTTCAGTGGCGCATATCAAG GTTATAGTTTTCATGAGAATGGAGTAAAGGTAATTAATTTTATTCGCTTTTTCTTAAGGTTTATCTTGCAATCATATCCTTCGTCTGACGCCAGTGTCCTAAATTTGAGATGCGAGACCTAA
- the LOC142545022 gene encoding uncharacterized protein LOC142545022 isoform X1, whose product MTGTRSSDNYYQIGEGLSCKHAEVSELDLWHPKLGHASFKTLKNLSKYDAVRDLKKKTAEDDVDEFLEIPISLENADVAPDVATSDTTPDTEVTEAADETNNDDDAVDDGRNIPSKIQKNHPSSQIIGSMHEGVQTRKKEKVDYRKMAGLICMSSLYSQIK is encoded by the exons atgacaggtacaaggtcttcGGACAATTACTACCAAATAGGTGAAGgactttcatgcaaacatgcagaAGTTAGTGAACTCGACCTATGGCATCCAAAACTTGGACATGCTAGTTTCAAAACCCTGAAGAATTTGAGTAAGTACGATGCTGTACGAG ATCTCAAAAAGAAAACAGCTGAAGATGATGTGGATGAGTTTCTGGAAATTCCAATATCACTGGAAAATGCAGATGTTgccccagatgttgcaacatctgacACAACACCTGACACTGAAGTCACTGAAGCTGCGGACGAAACGAATAACGATGATGACGCGGTAGATGATGGACGGAATATTCCAAGTAAAATTCAGAAAAAccatccatcatctcaaataattggaaGTATGCATGAAGGTGTCCAAActcgaaagaaagaaaaagtggaTTACCGAAAGATGGCTGGACTTATTTGCATGAGCTCCTTATACTCACAGATTAAGTGA
- the LOC142545022 gene encoding uncharacterized protein LOC142545022 isoform X2, with translation MTGTRSSDNYYQIGEGLSCKHAEVSELDLWHPKLGHASFKTLKNLNLKKKTAEDDVDEFLEIPISLENADVAPDVATSDTTPDTEVTEAADETNNDDDAVDDGRNIPSKIQKNHPSSQIIGSMHEGVQTRKKEKVDYRKMAGLICMSSLYSQIK, from the exons atgacaggtacaaggtcttcGGACAATTACTACCAAATAGGTGAAGgactttcatgcaaacatgcagaAGTTAGTGAACTCGACCTATGGCATCCAAAACTTGGACATGCTAGTTTCAAAACCCTGAAGAATTTGA ATCTCAAAAAGAAAACAGCTGAAGATGATGTGGATGAGTTTCTGGAAATTCCAATATCACTGGAAAATGCAGATGTTgccccagatgttgcaacatctgacACAACACCTGACACTGAAGTCACTGAAGCTGCGGACGAAACGAATAACGATGATGACGCGGTAGATGATGGACGGAATATTCCAAGTAAAATTCAGAAAAAccatccatcatctcaaataattggaaGTATGCATGAAGGTGTCCAAActcgaaagaaagaaaaagtggaTTACCGAAAGATGGCTGGACTTATTTGCATGAGCTCCTTATACTCACAGATTAAGTGA